The sequence below is a genomic window from Tistrella mobilis.
GCGCTCGGCCTCATCGGCCGGTGCCGGTCCGCCGACCCCCGCCGCCTGCTGAGCCTGCCGCCGCAGGGGGTCGAATATCGATCCGCCCGGTTCGACACCGCCACCGGCATGCTCTCGCAGCGCCTGCCGGTCTATATCGCGGCGGCAGACGGGTTGTCCTTCGATGTCGTCGCCCGGTTCTGAGGAGTCTGATATGAATACACCGTCTTCCGGCCCCGCCCGGGAAACGACAAGGAAATCGTGATGCCTGGCGAAAGTCTCCAAACGACCATCGGCTTTCTGGTCGCCAACCTGAACCGGCAGCTCGAACGCGAGCTCGAAGAAAACCTGCGTCCGTTGAAGCTTCCGGTCGACCAGCTCCGGGTGCTCCAGACACTGGCCTCCGACGGCGCCGCCGAAGGCCTCACCATGTCGGAGATCGCGAGGACGATCCTGATCGATGCATCCACCCTGACCAAGGTCATCGATCGCATGATCTCGGACAGCCTCGTCTACCGGGCGGCCGACCCGGCCGATCGCCGCCGGGTCCGTGTGCTGCTGACACAGAAGGGAAGCGCCCTTCTGAAGACGCTGCGCCCGATGCTCGACCGGCAGGAGGAAGAGCTTCGGCGCACCTTCGACGTTCTGATGGAAGATCCCACCCCACGGAATTTCGCGGAACTTCTGGAGCATTTCTGCAAGCGCAGCGCACCCCAGACATAGCGCCGGGAACAAGACATAGCGCCAGGTACAAATGGAAGACGCCGGAGAATTTCCCCTCCGGCGCCCCCGATCTGCATGTCGTGTGCGGGTGCAGCCAGCGCCCGGTCAGACACCTTCGACCAGCAGCACGCGATAATCCGCCGCCCGATAGCGATGGGCGCGCGCCTCGGCATAGGCCGGGCTGTCATACCAGGCGCGGGCGGCATCCATGTCGGGGAAGGACAGGATCACCACGCCTTCCGCCGCCGCCCCTTCCAACACCTGATGCGGGCCGTAGAAGGCAAGCGGGGTGATGGGGTGGTCGCCGCGCGCGGCGCGGGCGCCGGCGGCATAGTCCTTGAAGGCGTCTTCGTCGCGCATCTTCTCGCGGATCATCACGACATAGGCGGTCACGGGGCATCTCCTCCATGGGTCTGGTCTGGTTTTGACATCAAGGTGACCATCCGCCTGAACCCGTCTGCGAACTGCCGGCGGGCAACCACCGGATCAGAGGTGATCGCGCCCGACACGTAGAACGCGCCGAACCCGATGCAGTAGGCCAGCAGGTCGGTGGTCATGTGCCGCAGATTGCCGGCGGCAAACCGGCCGGCATCGACGCATTCCCGGACGGCATCTCGGGCCACGTCGTAGGTGGGCAGATGGATCCCCTCGATCGGGCGCCGGTCCTTCAGCCCGCTCAGCGTGCCGGAGGACAGGAACATCAATTCGAAACAGGCACGCTTTTCGATCGCGAAGTCGAAGACCCGGGCCGCCAACGCTTCCAGATGGCGGACCGGGTCCGTCTCCTGCCGCTCGATCGCAAGATACCCTTCATAGATCCGGAAGCCCTCTTCGATCAGGGCACGCATCAGGGCTTCCTTGTCGGCGAAATGGCGGTAGATCGCCATGGGCGACAGGCCGGCACGTTTGGCGATGTCCCGCAGGGAAATCGATGCGGCGCCCATCTCCAGGAAGGCATCGACGGCAATGGCGAGGATCCGGCTGCGCGTGTCCGACGGAACCCCGCCCTCAGTCATGAAACATGCGCTGCGAAAGCCGGCGCCTTCCTGATCTCATCGACCATGTCCCTGCCAGTGACGGCAGAGGCACACAGCACCCCGCCGAACAATGCGCCGATGATGCCGTCGCTGGTGACGTCCTGTCCAGTCAGATACAGGCCGGGCACAGGAGTGTGCGCGCGCAGCCAGTCCTGCTCATAACGCTGCGGTGAGCTTTCCACCCCGAGGAAATCGCCATATTGCTGCCGCACGAAGGTCTCGTAAGTCAGCGGGGTCGAGACCTCCACATAGCGCACGGCTCCGCGGGTCGCCGGTACCAGACGATAGAGATCGGCCAGCAGGCGTTCCTGCACCCTGGCCTTCATCGTCTCGTAATCGGCCCCGCGCTTCATCCACCGCGTGCCCTGCCAGCGGGCGAAATGCCGGTAGTCGGTCAGGGCGTGCATCTCGATCGTCGACCGGTTCGGGAACGTCTCGTTCCAGGTCGGGTCCTTCGCCGAGGCGAAGGTGATGAAGTGAAACGGAAACGGCGCGTCGAAATCGGCACGATGCGCCGCCAGGTTGGCGTCGAAATCGGTCCCCGGATGTGCCCAGATATTCGCAGGCTCCAGGCCCAGCGTCGCCGCATCCCCCTCCAGCCCGATATGCAGCCCGACCACGGTATTGGTATAGGTCACGCTCTCGCGCATCCGGTCCAGCCCGGCCGACGCACGCGCCTCGGGCGCCATCAGCCGGCCGAAGGTGTTGCGCAGGCCGGCGCCGCTGATCACGACCCCGGCGCGCACCTCTTCGCCCGATGCCATCACGACACCGGTCGCCCGGCCGTCCTCGACCAGGATCCGCGCCACCTCGGCACCGTGCAGGACCAGCCCGCCCGCCGCCTCGATCACCGGCACGATCGCATCCGCAAAGGCCCGGCCGCCGCCATGGGGATAGCTGGCGCCGTTCATATAGTGCCTGGCCAGCATGGCATGCATGGCGAAGGAACTCCGCGCCGGCTCTATCCCGTAATCGCCCCAATTGGCCGTGAGCACCGCGGTCAGTTCCGGATCGGAGGTCAGATCGGCGATCACCTCGCGGGTGGTGCGGCGGGCGAAATCGCGGAAGGGTGCGGTCATCGCCTCCAGTGCCGGCATGGGCCGGTCGGCCGGAAACGCCTTGAGGGCGAAGAAGGGGCCTGAGGATTTCGAGGCCGCGGCCAGAAGTTCCAGATAGCGGTCGATCGCGGCGCGTTCCTGCGGAAACCAGCCGTGGAGGGCCGCGCGATAGGCCTCGACACCGGCCGGGATGCGGTATTCGCGCCCGGCAATGTTCATCCGGTTGTAGATCGGGGGCAGATGCGCCCAGCGGATTCCGCCCCGGGCCGCATAGTCGAACATCTTCCAGGTCAGCGTCCGGGGCGATGCGACGTCGCCGATATAGTGCATGCCCACCGTCCAGCGATAGCCGGCCCGGTCATAGCTCTGGGTCAGGCCGCCGATGACGGCGTTCTGCTCCAGCACCAGCATGCGCATTCCCTGCTGCGCCAGGACCGAGGCGACACCCAGCCCGCCCATACCGGACCCGATAACGATGGCGTCGAAGCCATGGGGAATGCCGTCCTTGCGCCTGTAGGGCCGCCCTTGCGTATACATGCATCCTCCCGATTTTTGTTTACGTACGTAAACTAACATACGATCACAGCTGATCAATGCGGATTTTCATCCGGCCGAGTGCCCGACATATGGCCAAATTCCGCAAAATGCGGCGGCAAAAGATCGCATATTGCTTTGTATACGTTCGTATACTACGACGTTATCGAGGAGACCAGAGCCACACAGACCGGACAGGAAGGACGGCCCAGAGATGTCGGACCATCAGCCGAGCCCGACCATGACCATCAACGGTCGCGGCGTGACCTCGCCCCAGGTGATCGAGGTGATCAACCCGGCAACCGGCGAGGCGTTTGCGACCGCCCCTGACTGCACCCGCGAACAGCTGGACGACGCGGTGGGGACGGCCCGGCGCGCCTGGGAAGGCTGGCGCCGCACGCCCCTCGGCGAGCGTCAGGCGGCCGTGCGGCGCGTGGCGGGGGTGCTGCGCGACCATGCCGACGCGCTGGCACGGCTGTTCACGGCCGAACAGGGCCGGCCCCTGAAGGCCGCCCGGCAGGAAATCACCGGTGCCGCCGACTGGCTGGACGTAGTGGCCGGCATGAGCCCGCCCGAGCATCTGACCGAAAGGCCGGACGGCCAGCGCATCCATACCCGCCATGTGCCGCTGGGCGTGATCTGCGCGATCGCACCCTGGAATTTTCCGGTCAGCCTGGCGATGTGGAAGCTTGGCCCCGCGCTGGTGGCCGGCAACACCATGGTGCTGAAGCCGTCGCCCTTCACCCCGCTCTGCACGCTCAGGATCGGCGAGTTGCTGCGCGACGTGTTGCCGGCCGGCGTGCTGAACGTGATCAGCGGCGGCGACCGGCTGGGCCCCTGGATGACTGCGCATCCGGGCTTCGCCAAGATCTCGTTCACGGGATCCACCGCCACCGGCAAGGCGGTGCTGGCCAGTGCCGCCGCCGATCTGAAGCGCGTGACCCTGGAACTGGGCGGCAATGATGCCGCGATCGTGATGCCCGATGTCGATGTCGACGCGGTCGCTCAGAAGATCTTTTTCGGCGCCTTCTTCAACACCGCCCAGATCTGTGTCGCGACCAAGCGGCTCTATGTCCATGAAGACATCTACGACGCGCTGCGCGAGCGGCTGGTTGCGATCGCCCGATCGGTGAAGGTGGGTGACGGCACCGAACAGGGCACGGTTCTGGGGCCGATCCAGAACCGGCGCCAGTTCGACCGGGTGATGGAGCTGCTGGACGACGCCCGGCGGAACGGGCTGACCCTGCTTCAGGGCGCAGACGTGCCCGCATCGGGGTATTTCATCCCGGTGACCATCGTCGACAACCCGCCCGAGACATCGCGCGTGGTGCAGGAAGAGGCCTTCGGCCCGGTGCTGCCGATGATGCGCTTCTCGGATGTCGACGAGGTGGTGGCGCGCGCCAATGACAGCCCCTATGGCCTGGCCGGCGCGGTCTGGTCGGCCGACGAGGCCGCGGCGATCGCCATCGCCGAACGGCTTGAAACCGGCACCGTCTGGATCAACCAGAACCTCAACATCCGCCCCGACACGCCCTTTGCCGGCCATAAGCAGAGCGGTTTCGGCGTCGAGAACGGCATGGAAGGGCTGCTGGAATATACCGTGCCGCAGGCGATCCACCTGCCGCCGCCGGCGGCGCGGCGCGGCGGATCCTGAAAAGGCGGGGGCCGGCCCCGAAGGACCGGCCCCTGCCCTGCCCGATCACGTCTGCCCGTTCCGGGTTCTGGTGCAGATGCACAGGCCTGGTCTGATCAGAAGGTCTTCCAGTCGCCCGCAGCCTCGAAAGCGGCCGCGGCGGCGTAGATGGTGCTCTCGGCATAGTCCTGACCGACCAGCATCATGCCGACCGGCAGGCCGTCGATCAGGCCGCAGGGCACCGTCATGGCCGGATGGCCGGTCACGTCGAACTGCTGGGTGTTGCCCAGCACCGAGAAGGCGGTGGTGATGATCTCGGTCAGCGAGGCATCGGGGCCCGGAATGGCCGGTGCCACGATCGGGCAGGTCGGCATCAGCAGCAGGTCGTATTCGGCGAAGGCGGCGTCATAGGCGGCCTTCACCTTGCGGGCGATGTTCTGCGCCTTGGCGTAGAAGCGGCCATTATACTTCTGGATGAAGTACTCGCCCACGAACATCGAGATCTTCAGCGAGGGCGACAGCTCGTCGGCACGCTGGCGCCAGCCGGCATGGGCGTCCAGCAGGCCGACATTGTAGAGCCCCTTCCAGTTCATGCCCATGCCGTTGCCGGCCATCATCTGCCACTGCAGACCTTCCAGCGCGATCGGCCCCCAGATCACCGCCGCAGTGTGATGCTCGGGGATCGAGATTTCGGTGAGCACGGCGCCCGCCTCTTCCAGCTTCTTCGCGGCGGCGCGGACCTTCTCGTAGACCGCCGGATCGCCGTTCGCGACCTCGAAGCCTTCCTTCAGGATGGCGATCTTCATGCCCTGGACGCCCTTGCCCAGCGCCTCGGTATAGGGCGCGGTCACCGGCGCATACTGGCGCGGATCCAGCCCGTCGGCGCCGGCGATCACCTCCAGCATCAGGGCGTTGTCGGCCACCGACGAGGTCATCGGGCCGGTATGGTCGATGGTCGCCTCGATCGGCATCACGCCGGTATAGGGCACCAGACCATGGGTCGGCTTCATGCCATAGAGGCCGCACAGGGCGGACGGCATGCGGATCGAGCCGCCCTGATCGCCGCCGATCGCCATGTCGACCTCGCCGCAGGCGACCAGGGCAGCGCTACCAGAAGACGAGCCACCGGCAATATGACCCATCTTATAGGGGTTGTGCACCGGCGCCGGCGACGAGGTGTGGCTGCCGCCCGACAGGCAGAAATACTCGCAGGTCGCCTTGCCGACGATGGTGGCGCCTTCGTCCAGCATGCGGGTGACGATGGTCGCATCCAGCGCCGGGATATAGCCTTCCAGCGTCGAGGCGCCGTTCATCATCGGCACGCCGGCCAGCGCCACATTGTCCTTCAGCACCACGGTCTTGCCGGCGAGCTTGCCGGTGGCGGCGCCCTTCACCTCGGACTTCACATACCAGGCGCCGTATTTGTTCTCAGCACCTTCCGGGCGATAGCCGGGGGTGCGGGGGTATTTCACGACCGGGATGTTGTCGGGCATCGCGTCGAGCGCGTCATATGCGGCGAAATTGCCGGCCATCAGGGTGAGATACTCGGCCGCCTCGTCGGCGGAGAGCGTCATGCCGAGATCGGCGGCGAGGTCGATCAGCTGGTCGGTATTCGGGCGGGTGACGGACATCTTGGTCTCCGTTGTCCTTGAACGTGAAGCGAAAGACAAAGGGGGAGCGGCCCGGCGCAGAGTCCCTGTTCTCGCGCCGGCGGTCTGCGTGCTCCCCGGGTTCTGGCCCGGTCGTCTCTTGGGGAAAATCGGGCGGGGGCCGTGAGTGTCAGGGGACTGGTGGTCCGAGGTCTCCTGTCGGTCAGGCGTGCATGCCGACGAAATCGGCGATGCGCTCCGGATCCGCCATCAGCTCCGGCGAGACCTCGTCGGTGATCACCCCTTTCTGGATGATCAGCAGCCGGTCCGAGAGGGCGGTCAGGAATTCGAGATTCTGTTCGACCAGGATCATCGCGATCCCGGTCTGGCGACGCAGCTCGTGCAGGGTCTCGACGATCTCGTCCAGGATGTTGGGCTGGATGCCCTCGGTCGGTTCGTCGAGCAGGATCATGCGCGGTTCGGTGCACAGGCAGCGGGCCAGCGCCAGCAGCTGCTGTTCGCCGCCAGAGAGGGCACCACCGCGCCGGTCGAGCAGCCGGGTCAGCCGCGGGAACATGGCCAGCACGCGGTCGATGACCTCGCAACTTTCCCGCGGCTTGCCGGCCTGGCCCATGCGCAGGTTT
It includes:
- a CDS encoding MarR family winged helix-turn-helix transcriptional regulator is translated as MPGESLQTTIGFLVANLNRQLERELEENLRPLKLPVDQLRVLQTLASDGAAEGLTMSEIARTILIDASTLTKVIDRMISDSLVYRAADPADRRRVRVLLTQKGSALLKTLRPMLDRQEEELRRTFDVLMEDPTPRNFAELLEHFCKRSAPQT
- a CDS encoding DUF1330 domain-containing protein; translation: MTAYVVMIREKMRDEDAFKDYAAGARAARGDHPITPLAFYGPHQVLEGAAAEGVVILSFPDMDAARAWYDSPAYAEARAHRYRAADYRVLLVEGV
- a CDS encoding TetR/AcrR family transcriptional regulator, which gives rise to MTEGGVPSDTRSRILAIAVDAFLEMGAASISLRDIAKRAGLSPMAIYRHFADKEALMRALIEEGFRIYEGYLAIERQETDPVRHLEALAARVFDFAIEKRACFELMFLSSGTLSGLKDRRPIEGIHLPTYDVARDAVRECVDAGRFAAGNLRHMTTDLLAYCIGFGAFYVSGAITSDPVVARRQFADGFRRMVTLMSKPDQTHGGDAP
- a CDS encoding phytoene desaturase family protein; the protein is MYTQGRPYRRKDGIPHGFDAIVIGSGMGGLGVASVLAQQGMRMLVLEQNAVIGGLTQSYDRAGYRWTVGMHYIGDVASPRTLTWKMFDYAARGGIRWAHLPPIYNRMNIAGREYRIPAGVEAYRAALHGWFPQERAAIDRYLELLAAASKSSGPFFALKAFPADRPMPALEAMTAPFRDFARRTTREVIADLTSDPELTAVLTANWGDYGIEPARSSFAMHAMLARHYMNGASYPHGGGRAFADAIVPVIEAAGGLVLHGAEVARILVEDGRATGVVMASGEEVRAGVVISGAGLRNTFGRLMAPEARASAGLDRMRESVTYTNTVVGLHIGLEGDAATLGLEPANIWAHPGTDFDANLAAHRADFDAPFPFHFITFASAKDPTWNETFPNRSTIEMHALTDYRHFARWQGTRWMKRGADYETMKARVQERLLADLYRLVPATRGAVRYVEVSTPLTYETFVRQQYGDFLGVESSPQRYEQDWLRAHTPVPGLYLTGQDVTSDGIIGALFGGVLCASAVTGRDMVDEIRKAPAFAAHVS
- a CDS encoding aldehyde dehydrogenase family protein; translation: MSDHQPSPTMTINGRGVTSPQVIEVINPATGEAFATAPDCTREQLDDAVGTARRAWEGWRRTPLGERQAAVRRVAGVLRDHADALARLFTAEQGRPLKAARQEITGAADWLDVVAGMSPPEHLTERPDGQRIHTRHVPLGVICAIAPWNFPVSLAMWKLGPALVAGNTMVLKPSPFTPLCTLRIGELLRDVLPAGVLNVISGGDRLGPWMTAHPGFAKISFTGSTATGKAVLASAAADLKRVTLELGGNDAAIVMPDVDVDAVAQKIFFGAFFNTAQICVATKRLYVHEDIYDALRERLVAIARSVKVGDGTEQGTVLGPIQNRRQFDRVMELLDDARRNGLTLLQGADVPASGYFIPVTIVDNPPETSRVVQEEAFGPVLPMMRFSDVDEVVARANDSPYGLAGAVWSADEAAAIAIAERLETGTVWINQNLNIRPDTPFAGHKQSGFGVENGMEGLLEYTVPQAIHLPPPAARRGGS
- a CDS encoding amidase, which gives rise to MSVTRPNTDQLIDLAADLGMTLSADEAAEYLTLMAGNFAAYDALDAMPDNIPVVKYPRTPGYRPEGAENKYGAWYVKSEVKGAATGKLAGKTVVLKDNVALAGVPMMNGASTLEGYIPALDATIVTRMLDEGATIVGKATCEYFCLSGGSHTSSPAPVHNPYKMGHIAGGSSSGSAALVACGEVDMAIGGDQGGSIRMPSALCGLYGMKPTHGLVPYTGVMPIEATIDHTGPMTSSVADNALMLEVIAGADGLDPRQYAPVTAPYTEALGKGVQGMKIAILKEGFEVANGDPAVYEKVRAAAKKLEEAGAVLTEISIPEHHTAAVIWGPIALEGLQWQMMAGNGMGMNWKGLYNVGLLDAHAGWRQRADELSPSLKISMFVGEYFIQKYNGRFYAKAQNIARKVKAAYDAAFAEYDLLLMPTCPIVAPAIPGPDASLTEIITTAFSVLGNTQQFDVTGHPAMTVPCGLIDGLPVGMMLVGQDYAESTIYAAAAAFEAAGDWKTF
- a CDS encoding ABC transporter ATP-binding protein, which translates into the protein MTALLEVQGLKSGYGRIPILMGVDFALGAGEFLGILGHNGMGKTTLIRTLMGYLPATAGRITLDGRDVTTAKPAAKAAAGLGYVPQGRQIFPDLSVYENLRMGQAGKPRESCEVIDRVLAMFPRLTRLLDRRGGALSGGEQQLLALARCLCTEPRMILLDEPTEGIQPNILDEIVETLHELRRQTGIAMILVEQNLEFLTALSDRLLIIQKGVITDEVSPELMADPERIADFVGMHA